A single Desulfonispora thiosulfatigenes DSM 11270 DNA region contains:
- the flhB gene encoding flagellar biosynthesis protein FlhB translates to MSEQKLYLNLQLFAESGEKTEDATPKKKQDSRKKGQIAKSQDFNAALVLIALVSSLYGGRGYFGGKIQNFMKFVFAHEIKMPLTDDYIFNLFGVVLQFFLTLMAPIFIVAMVFGFLVNVVQVGFLFSPEIIKPKFSKLNPVEGFKKIFSKKSLVELVKSLLKVSVVSFVVFLMVKKDFKKLFFLSDMDVAGIGSYLAGLIYKICLGAGLIFVFIAILDFTFQKWEHKQNIKMTKHEVKQEMKQSEGDPQLKSKLREKQRQLAMGRMMESIPEATVVVTNPTHFAVALKYEDDMGAPKVVAKGTGHIALKIKERAKEYNIPIIENKPVAQTLYKNVEVDDFIPIELYQAVAEIIASIYKLGKR, encoded by the coding sequence ATGAGTGAACAAAAACTTTATCTTAATTTACAACTATTTGCAGAATCGGGAGAAAAAACAGAAGACGCTACTCCTAAGAAAAAACAAGATAGTAGGAAAAAAGGTCAAATAGCAAAAAGCCAAGACTTTAATGCTGCTCTTGTTTTAATAGCTCTAGTTAGTTCTCTATATGGGGGAAGAGGCTATTTTGGAGGAAAGATTCAAAATTTCATGAAATTTGTTTTTGCTCATGAAATAAAAATGCCTTTAACTGATGATTATATCTTTAATTTATTTGGGGTAGTTTTACAATTCTTTTTAACTTTAATGGCGCCAATTTTTATTGTAGCGATGGTTTTTGGTTTTTTAGTTAATGTTGTCCAGGTGGGTTTTTTATTTTCACCCGAAATTATCAAGCCAAAGTTTAGCAAATTAAATCCGGTGGAAGGGTTTAAAAAGATTTTTTCCAAAAAGTCCTTAGTAGAATTAGTTAAGTCTTTATTAAAAGTATCAGTGGTAAGTTTTGTAGTTTTCTTAATGGTAAAAAAAGATTTTAAAAAACTATTTTTCCTAAGTGACATGGATGTAGCTGGAATCGGCTCTTATCTTGCTGGTTTAATTTATAAAATTTGCCTCGGTGCAGGACTTATTTTTGTGTTTATTGCAATTTTGGATTTTACTTTTCAAAAATGGGAACACAAGCAAAATATAAAAATGACTAAACATGAAGTAAAGCAAGAAATGAAACAAAGTGAGGGTGATCCTCAACTTAAATCTAAATTACGAGAAAAACAGCGGCAATTAGCAATGGGACGGATGATGGAAAGTATTCCAGAAGCGACAGTAGTAGTTACTAATCCAACTCACTTTGCAGTAGCCTTAAAATATGAAGATGATATGGGTGCTCCTAAAGTAGTAGCTAAAGGAACAGGACATATTGCTTTAAAAATAAAAGAACGAGCTAAAGAATATAATATTCCAATTATTGAAAATAAACCGGTAGCTCAAACTTTATATAAAAATGTAGAAGTAGATGATTTTATTCCAATCGAATTGTATCAAGCTGTAGCTGAAATTATAGCGTCTATTTATAAATTAGGAAAAAGATAA
- the fliR gene encoding flagellar biosynthetic protein FliR, which yields MPDAQSFQLGFLILARITAFMVVAPFFSIRYASNVVKVGLAGLITILLLPLVQNMQTTVSYELVLYLFYIIKEVVIGLILGYVSSLTFTAIRVAGQIIDIQMGFAMASVLDPQSQSQITLVGQFLYTLAIMIFLSLDGHHSLLMAIFHSYEIIPIGEIILSKNVPAAILSIFVGMFAISFKIAAPIMTVLLIADIALALLARTVPQLNVFILGFPIKAGLGVISLMLMLPITVVIIGNILSQMEKDLILVMEQLMR from the coding sequence TTGCCTGACGCTCAAAGTTTTCAATTAGGGTTTTTAATTTTAGCGCGAATTACAGCTTTCATGGTTGTAGCACCTTTTTTTTCTATTAGATATGCTTCCAATGTTGTTAAGGTTGGTTTAGCAGGACTTATTACTATTTTATTACTTCCTTTAGTGCAAAATATGCAAACTACGGTTTCCTATGAGTTGGTATTATACTTATTTTATATTATTAAAGAAGTAGTTATTGGTTTAATTTTAGGATATGTTAGTTCATTGACTTTTACCGCAATAAGGGTAGCTGGGCAAATAATCGATATTCAAATGGGATTTGCAATGGCAAGTGTTTTAGATCCACAAAGCCAGTCCCAGATTACTTTGGTAGGTCAATTTTTATATACATTAGCTATTATGATTTTTTTATCATTAGATGGTCATCACAGTTTATTAATGGCAATCTTTCATAGTTATGAAATTATTCCTATTGGGGAAATAATTTTGTCGAAAAATGTACCAGCCGCTATTTTAAGTATATTCGTGGGAATGTTTGCTATATCCTTTAAAATAGCAGCTCCGATAATGACTGTTTTATTAATTGCAGATATCGCTTTAGCCTTACTTGCTAGAACTGTTCCACAACTTAATGTTTTTATTTTAGGATTCCCGATTAAGGCAGGACTTGGAGTTATCTCTTTGATGCTCATGTTACCTATCACGGTGGTTATAATAGGTAATATTTTAAGCCAAATGGAAAAAGATTTAATTTTAGTTATGGAGCAATTAATGCGATGA
- the fliQ gene encoding flagellar biosynthesis protein FliQ — MSQEMIISLARDALSLVLLLSAPALGVGLLVGLAISILQATTQIQEQTLTFVPKIIAVFLAILIFGKWMLTILVSYAANIFGNLSNLVH, encoded by the coding sequence ATGAGTCAAGAAATGATAATCTCTTTAGCTAGAGATGCCTTATCATTAGTATTATTACTTTCAGCCCCTGCATTAGGGGTAGGTCTACTGGTTGGTTTAGCTATTAGTATTTTACAGGCAACAACGCAAATTCAAGAACAAACTCTTACTTTTGTTCCTAAAATAATAGCGGTTTTTTTAGCGATTTTAATTTTTGGTAAATGGATGCTTACTATCCTAGTTAGTTATGCCGCAAATATTTTTGGTAATTTAAGTAACCTAGTTCATTAG
- the fliP gene encoding flagellar type III secretion system pore protein FliP (The bacterial flagellar biogenesis protein FliP forms a type III secretion system (T3SS)-type pore required for flagellar assembly.), whose product MNKKVILISLIFLTVLFSQEVLAAPLPGIDLQVNPTDNPTEVVDSLKLLTILTIITLAPALIMMMTSFTRIVIVLSFVRNALATQQSPPNQVLIGLALFLTFFTMAPVYQDIKVNALDPYVAGSLSQEDALTRASEPLKNFMMKQTREKDLALFVKMSKTPKPKTKEDVSLTVLVPAFIISELKTAFQMGFLIYIPFLVIDMVVASTLMSMGMVMVPPIMISLPFKLLLFVITDGWFLVVKSLLESFG is encoded by the coding sequence ATGAATAAAAAAGTTATTTTAATATCCTTAATATTTTTAACTGTCCTTTTTTCTCAAGAGGTTTTAGCTGCTCCCTTGCCAGGCATAGACTTACAAGTTAATCCAACAGATAATCCAACTGAAGTAGTGGATTCACTGAAGCTTTTAACGATACTGACTATTATAACTTTAGCACCTGCTTTAATAATGATGATGACTTCATTTACACGTATTGTAATTGTGCTTAGTTTTGTCAGAAATGCACTTGCTACGCAGCAATCCCCACCAAATCAGGTATTAATCGGACTTGCTTTGTTCTTAACCTTTTTTACGATGGCACCAGTGTACCAAGATATAAAGGTTAATGCTTTAGATCCATATGTAGCAGGTTCTCTATCACAAGAAGATGCTCTTACAAGGGCAAGTGAACCACTGAAAAATTTTATGATGAAACAAACGAGGGAAAAAGATTTAGCACTCTTTGTGAAAATGTCAAAAACACCAAAGCCAAAGACTAAGGAAGATGTATCCCTAACAGTACTTGTACCTGCGTTTATTATTAGTGAGTTAAAAACTGCCTTTCAAATGGGTTTTTTAATTTATATACCCTTTTTGGTAATAGATATGGTTGTGGCTAGTACGCTGATGTCCATGGGTATGGTTATGGTTCCACCAATTATGATTTCACTTCCTTTTAAATTATTATTATTTGTTATTACTGATGGATGGTTTTTAGTCGTTAAATCTTTATTAGAAAGTTTTGGGTAA
- the fliO gene encoding flagellar biosynthetic protein FliO: MVDNFWGAIIRLVIALPLVSLLAYFLIKYGLSKKYLQLGDKYIKVIEQTSINPKASLNVVKIGEKYFLLTATEQQVNVLQEINDYQEKERPENEYLKVLAKKFSRESEQNE; this comes from the coding sequence ATGGTAGATAATTTTTGGGGAGCTATTATTAGATTAGTTATTGCCTTACCTTTAGTTTCATTACTAGCCTATTTTTTAATTAAATATGGACTAAGTAAAAAGTACTTACAATTAGGAGATAAATATATCAAGGTTATAGAGCAAACTTCGATTAATCCTAAGGCATCTTTAAATGTAGTGAAAATTGGAGAAAAGTACTTTTTACTAACAGCTACTGAACAACAGGTAAATGTATTGCAGGAAATTAATGATTATCAGGAAAAAGAAAGACCTGAAAATGAATATCTTAAGGTATTAGCGAAAAAATTTAGCAGGGAAAGTGAGCAAAATGAATAA
- a CDS encoding FliM/FliN family flagellar motor switch protein has translation MTFSNLTQEQIEEMLNLNRDSSSPKIKKAQFSPFESHNTTSEVTNINFLDNIEVEVQAVLGTASQTLREILELNVDSIISLDKLAGDKVDVYINDEWLGLGEVLVLNNQFGIRISLLSQEEQQSLKQE, from the coding sequence ATGACTTTTAGCAATTTAACACAAGAACAAATCGAAGAAATGTTAAATTTGAATAGAGATAGTTCATCTCCCAAAATAAAAAAGGCACAATTTTCTCCTTTTGAGTCTCACAATACTACTAGTGAAGTAACAAATATAAACTTTTTAGATAATATCGAAGTAGAGGTACAGGCGGTTCTGGGCACGGCAAGTCAAACTCTACGAGAAATTTTAGAGTTAAATGTTGACTCCATAATATCCTTAGACAAATTAGCCGGGGATAAAGTAGATGTCTACATTAATGATGAGTGGTTAGGCTTAGGCGAGGTACTAGTATTAAATAATCAATTTGGCATTAGAATTAGTTTATTAAGTCAAGAAGAACAGCAATCCCTTAAGCAGGAGTGA
- a CDS encoding flagellar basal body-associated FliL family protein, producing the protein MLLGASYGYFYGIKGDDQAAAVDIKDIKQYPMDSFTANLADMGQTRYIRTSITLEYLDKKAAEELDIKKHRLNDIIITSLREKTVSDLDSPEKTQKLKNELLSKINSELTKGKLTGLYFNEFIIQ; encoded by the coding sequence ATGTTATTAGGAGCATCTTATGGTTATTTTTATGGAATTAAGGGAGATGACCAAGCAGCTGCTGTAGATATAAAGGATATAAAGCAGTACCCAATGGATAGTTTCACTGCAAATTTAGCTGATATGGGTCAAACTCGTTATATTAGAACATCTATTACTTTAGAGTATTTAGATAAAAAGGCAGCAGAAGAACTAGATATTAAAAAGCATAGATTAAATGATATTATCATTACTTCATTACGTGAAAAAACTGTAAGTGATCTTGATTCACCCGAAAAAACACAAAAACTAAAAAATGAATTATTAAGTAAAATAAATTCGGAATTAACAAAAGGTAAATTAACTGGTTTATATTTTAATGAATTCATTATCCAGTAA
- a CDS encoding OmpA family protein yields MLPYKKKKKSSGSPAWMTTFSDLTTLLLVFFVLMYSFSVIDVQKFKRFVASFQGVGILDSGAEPLDKDRDHDYDVPSNSENTLDDMSKLQPLDNLYQSVQKYIQENNLESEISVRFMDKGVYLEIKDKIFFESGKADIKPESRKLLSDLSGLFKDIPNMISVEGHTDIRPIRSSVFPSNWELSTARAVSVVRYLSEQTGLNPARFNAAGYGEYQPVVPNDSPQNMAKNRRVVIVINTANTYSGKEVEINAARRE; encoded by the coding sequence ATGTTGCCTTATAAAAAAAAGAAAAAGAGTAGTGGTTCACCTGCTTGGATGACTACTTTTTCCGATTTAACAACTTTATTACTAGTATTTTTTGTCTTAATGTATTCTTTTTCTGTGATAGATGTGCAAAAGTTTAAACGCTTTGTGGCATCTTTTCAAGGAGTTGGAATTTTAGATAGTGGAGCCGAGCCCCTTGATAAAGATAGGGATCATGATTATGATGTCCCCTCTAATTCTGAAAATACCTTAGATGATATGAGTAAACTTCAGCCTTTAGATAATCTGTATCAGTCTGTACAAAAGTATATACAAGAAAATAATTTGGAATCAGAAATATCGGTACGTTTTATGGATAAAGGAGTATATTTAGAAATAAAAGATAAAATATTTTTTGAGTCAGGTAAGGCAGATATAAAGCCTGAATCACGCAAATTATTAAGTGATTTATCGGGTCTTTTTAAGGATATTCCTAATATGATTAGTGTGGAAGGCCATACTGATATTAGACCAATAAGAAGTAGTGTTTTTCCAAGTAACTGGGAGCTATCAACGGCTAGAGCTGTGAGTGTTGTTAGATATCTAAGTGAGCAAACAGGGCTAAATCCAGCTAGATTTAATGCAGCTGGTTATGGCGAATATCAACCCGTAGTACCAAATGATTCACCGCAAAACATGGCAAAAAATAGACGCGTAGTTATTGTAATTAATACTGCAAATACTTATTCCGGAAAGGAAGTTGAGATAAATGCCGCAAGAAGAGAATAA
- a CDS encoding motility protein A translates to MKKDFLTPIGIFLGLTLVFLSISLGSSIKTFVDIASIMITVGGSFCGLLVNYQWNQIVGVIKTTKKVLSTEVMDVRDIITILVDLARKARREGILGLEDDMGLINDGFFQKGLRLTVDAVEPEQIKIILETDMQATAMRHEVSQGVFRSWGELAPAFGMIGTLIGLIQMLAKLDDPSSIGPAMSVALLTTFYGVLLANLILNPIAGKLELLSDQEMMRRQMMLEGILAIQSGINPRILEERLLSFVGTPPTTINQEGLESDVAL, encoded by the coding sequence TTGAAAAAGGACTTTTTGACCCCCATTGGGATATTTCTAGGCTTAACCTTGGTTTTTTTATCCATAAGCTTAGGTAGTAGTATCAAAACTTTTGTGGATATAGCTTCTATTATGATTACTGTTGGGGGATCCTTTTGTGGTTTATTGGTTAATTATCAGTGGAATCAAATAGTGGGCGTTATTAAAACTACTAAAAAAGTACTTTCAACCGAGGTTATGGATGTTAGGGATATTATTACAATTTTAGTGGATTTAGCACGAAAGGCAAGAAGAGAAGGAATTTTAGGGCTTGAAGATGATATGGGATTAATTAATGATGGATTCTTTCAAAAAGGTTTACGTTTAACTGTTGATGCTGTTGAGCCAGAGCAAATTAAGATAATTTTAGAAACAGATATGCAGGCTACAGCAATGAGACATGAAGTCAGTCAAGGGGTTTTTAGATCTTGGGGTGAACTAGCTCCTGCCTTTGGTATGATAGGTACTTTAATTGGTTTAATCCAGATGCTAGCAAAGCTAGACGATCCAAGTAGTATAGGCCCTGCTATGTCAGTAGCTTTACTTACTACATTTTATGGGGTTTTATTGGCAAATCTTATTTTAAATCCAATTGCCGGAAAGCTAGAACTCTTAAGTGATCAAGAAATGATGAGAAGACAAATGATGTTAGAAGGTATTTTAGCTATCCAATCCGGAATAAATCCAAGAATTTTAGAAGAACGTTTATTATCTTTTGTAGGAACACCACCAACTACAATAAATCAAGAGGGGCTTGAATCTGATGTTGCCTTATAA
- a CDS encoding flagellar hook-basal body complex protein, giving the protein MMRSLYSGVSGLRTHQEKMDVVGNNIANVNTIGFKKSNITFQDTLSQTLKDAGKPRGNRGGTDPSQIGLGVMVGAINTVFTQGAPATTGNATDLAIQGEGLFMLKGDDNETYYTRAGAFKFDKEGTLVNSSNGMKVLDSKKNEIKITNMEDVKNVSIAPNGEISFLRGDNIETLTNPVGIAKCVNPAGLLKAGENLYLQSNNSGNVTEGAPGEKGRGTLLPNALEMSNVDIAQEFTDMIITQRGFQANSKTIKTADEILQELVNIKR; this is encoded by the coding sequence ATGATGCGTTCTCTATATTCTGGAGTTTCTGGTTTAAGGACACACCAAGAAAAAATGGATGTTGTCGGTAATAATATTGCAAACGTTAATACAATAGGTTTTAAAAAGAGTAATATAACTTTTCAAGATACATTAAGTCAAACTTTAAAGGATGCTGGTAAGCCTCGTGGAAATCGTGGGGGTACTGACCCTAGTCAAATTGGCTTAGGAGTAATGGTGGGAGCGATTAATACTGTTTTCACGCAAGGAGCACCAGCGACAACGGGCAATGCTACAGACCTTGCCATTCAAGGAGAAGGTTTATTCATGCTAAAAGGCGATGATAATGAAACTTATTACACTAGAGCTGGAGCATTTAAGTTTGATAAAGAAGGAACCCTAGTTAATTCCTCTAATGGAATGAAGGTTTTAGACAGCAAGAAAAATGAGATTAAAATTACAAATATGGAAGACGTTAAAAATGTTAGTATTGCACCTAATGGGGAAATTAGCTTTCTCCGTGGTGATAATATAGAAACATTAACCAATCCTGTAGGAATTGCTAAATGTGTAAACCCTGCGGGGTTACTAAAAGCAGGAGAAAACTTATATCTTCAAAGTAATAATTCAGGTAATGTTACAGAAGGGGCTCCTGGTGAAAAAGGCAGAGGTACTCTTCTACCTAATGCCTTAGAAATGTCCAATGTCGATATCGCGCAAGAATTTACGGATATGATTATCACGCAAAGGGGTTTCCAAGCAAACTCTAAAACAATTAAAACTGCTGATGAAATTTTGCAAGAATTAGTTAATATTAAAAGGTAA
- a CDS encoding TIGR02530 family flagellar biosynthesis protein: protein MVNKINLHYQVTPVPVKKITEPHKINKDTTVNFKDLLNKEIVDKRLSFSSHCIKRLEQNNINLSNIQIDKLTKAIDKAESKGAKESLMLLDDLALVVSIKNRTVITAVDSERMKDNVFTNIDSAVII, encoded by the coding sequence ATGGTTAATAAAATTAATCTTCACTATCAAGTAACACCTGTACCAGTTAAGAAAATAACTGAACCTCATAAAATAAACAAGGATACAACGGTAAATTTCAAAGATTTATTAAACAAAGAAATAGTAGACAAAAGACTTAGTTTTAGCAGTCATTGTATAAAAAGATTAGAACAAAATAATATTAACTTATCAAATATACAAATTGACAAATTAACAAAGGCAATTGATAAAGCTGAATCTAAAGGGGCTAAAGAATCTTTAATGTTGTTAGATGATTTAGCATTAGTGGTAAGTATAAAAAATAGAACTGTGATTACTGCTGTTGATAGCGAGCGAATGAAAGATAATGTCTTTACGAACATTGATAGTGCAGTAATAATCTAG
- a CDS encoding flagellar hook capping FlgD N-terminal domain-containing protein, translated as MTTINSNLFNTIMPQNKSKTENNAKTEAKTNNTEDVFTGPNQNLGKDEFLKLLATQLKYQDPSSPMDNKDFIAQLAQFSSLEQMQNMSGEVSDLKGLLENYMGYQINVSGAMGIAQSANLIGKNITANIEDKEVKGIVKSIKVKDTIVYAVVDDQEIPMHTISKIG; from the coding sequence ATGACTACTATAAATAGTAACCTATTTAATACAATTATGCCTCAGAACAAAAGTAAAACTGAAAATAATGCTAAAACTGAAGCAAAAACTAATAACACCGAAGATGTTTTTACAGGTCCTAATCAAAATTTAGGAAAAGATGAATTTTTGAAATTATTAGCAACGCAATTAAAGTATCAAGATCCTTCAAGCCCAATGGATAATAAAGACTTTATTGCTCAATTAGCTCAATTTAGTTCTTTAGAACAAATGCAAAATATGTCTGGTGAAGTATCAGATTTAAAAGGCTTATTAGAAAACTACATGGGCTATCAGATTAATGTAAGTGGTGCAATGGGAATAGCACAATCTGCTAATTTAATAGGCAAAAATATAACTGCAAACATAGAGGATAAAGAAGTAAAAGGAATAGTAAAATCCATCAAAGTTAAAGATACAATTGTTTATGCAGTTGTAGATGATCAAGAAATACCCATGCATACGATTTCAAAAATCGGTTAA
- a CDS encoding flagellar hook-length control protein FliK, whose product MRIAAILPRPEPVKGTRNTEKAENLDNQGTQESKKNKAEEMPFGEVMQQMIKKGRDESDPDSESTQVELGKTKFGTHSPNLNLKSKDISQDWQALLSKIEQKNQQNNLKTETLEKLASESQVLTKKAKSSELTLQNALAEAGKKENIPSNQVKNAGKSVPDADTLKQKSGEVSTVLTSVSSKMTIKESDKESQLEAKEKQVAGDKVLTTETDKTKNSKKDFNFKEELQNFEKSKSGESNKDKTTLSAEKISLERNEFNLKLSETAKNNMSKVLPEQTLEQIVDKFKVMIEGKQKTLEVHLRPESLGKVKIELQSLEGIVTAKIIAENSRTASLLGTNIQQIKENLESQGIKVQNFGVNVGSEGQGRFTGQENQSNNRRPSAQTNYLGIESELVTNPEVSPDSTNTRLDILA is encoded by the coding sequence GTGCGAATAGCAGCGATACTACCTAGACCTGAGCCTGTTAAAGGAACAAGAAATACTGAAAAAGCTGAGAATCTAGATAACCAGGGAACACAAGAAAGTAAAAAGAATAAAGCTGAGGAAATGCCTTTTGGAGAAGTAATGCAGCAAATGATTAAGAAAGGTCGGGACGAAAGTGATCCTGATTCAGAATCCACTCAAGTAGAATTAGGTAAAACAAAATTCGGAACGCATTCCCCTAATTTAAATCTAAAATCGAAAGATATATCGCAAGATTGGCAAGCTTTGCTCAGTAAGATAGAACAAAAAAATCAGCAAAATAATCTTAAAACAGAAACTCTAGAAAAACTAGCTTCAGAATCTCAAGTACTAACTAAAAAAGCGAAAAGTAGTGAGCTAACACTACAAAATGCACTTGCTGAGGCAGGTAAAAAGGAAAATATCCCGAGTAATCAGGTGAAAAACGCTGGAAAATCAGTCCCAGATGCGGATACTCTTAAACAAAAATCCGGAGAAGTATCTACGGTACTGACAAGCGTATCAAGTAAAATGACCATAAAAGAAAGTGATAAAGAAAGTCAGTTAGAGGCAAAAGAAAAGCAAGTTGCAGGGGATAAAGTTTTAACTACCGAAACAGATAAAACTAAAAATAGTAAAAAAGATTTTAATTTCAAAGAAGAATTACAAAATTTCGAAAAATCCAAATCAGGTGAAAGTAATAAAGATAAAACTACACTTAGTGCAGAAAAAATCTCATTAGAACGTAATGAATTTAATTTAAAGCTTTCTGAAACAGCTAAAAATAATATGTCTAAAGTACTTCCAGAGCAAACTTTAGAACAAATTGTGGATAAATTTAAAGTTATGATTGAGGGTAAACAAAAAACTTTAGAAGTTCATTTAAGACCAGAGTCCCTAGGTAAGGTTAAAATTGAACTACAGTCTCTCGAAGGAATAGTAACAGCCAAAATAATAGCTGAAAATAGTCGAACGGCAAGTTTGTTAGGCACAAACATTCAGCAGATTAAGGAAAATTTAGAAAGCCAAGGAATAAAGGTGCAAAATTTTGGCGTGAATGTTGGTAGTGAAGGGCAAGGACGATTTACAGGTCAAGAAAATCAAAGTAACAACAGAAGACCTTCAGCTCAAACAAATTATTTAGGCATCGAATCTGAGCTTGTAACTAATCCAGAAGTTAGTCCGGATAGTACTAATACTAGACTTGATATTTTGGCCTAA
- the fliI gene encoding flagellar protein export ATPase FliI — MSIVNLQKYIPRIRSLDLYDFIGKVTKVVGLTIEVSGIKPSVGELCFIEVTGKEKKLLAEVVGFKEKSSLLMPLGEIGGIYPGCKVYASGQTHTINVGPELLGKVMDSTGRFLEEDDIALSGGNYPIENEPPNPLKRKPIEEILETGVKVIDGLLTCGVGQRMGIFAGSGVGKSTLLGMIARNSSADVNVIGLIGERGREVLEFIRNDLGQEGIARSVVIVSTSDEPALLRVKGALVATAVAEYFRDSGKNVLLMMDSVTRFAMAQREIGLAIGEPPTTRGYTPSVFAMLPRLLERAGNSDKGTITGLYTVLVDGDDMNEPVADAVRGILDGHIVLSRDLASQNHFPAIDVLQSVSRLMSSITDKEQQELASKLRNHLAVYKRNEDLINIGAYSLGSNPQVDAAIKIQPIITEFLKQMMNEKYTYEDMLANFHNVMRNE; from the coding sequence ATGAGTATAGTGAATTTGCAAAAATATATCCCTCGTATCCGTAGTTTAGATTTATATGATTTTATCGGCAAGGTAACAAAAGTAGTAGGATTAACTATTGAAGTAAGTGGAATCAAGCCCTCTGTAGGTGAACTTTGCTTTATTGAGGTAACGGGTAAAGAAAAAAAACTTTTAGCCGAAGTGGTCGGGTTTAAAGAAAAATCTTCCCTTTTAATGCCACTTGGTGAAATAGGTGGAATTTACCCAGGATGTAAGGTCTACGCAAGTGGACAGACTCATACAATTAATGTAGGGCCTGAACTTTTAGGAAAGGTCATGGATAGTACGGGTCGTTTTTTAGAAGAAGATGATATAGCCTTATCGGGTGGTAATTATCCGATTGAAAATGAGCCTCCAAATCCTTTAAAGAGAAAACCTATTGAAGAGATTTTAGAAACAGGCGTAAAGGTCATTGATGGTTTATTAACTTGTGGTGTAGGTCAGAGAATGGGCATTTTTGCCGGAAGTGGCGTAGGTAAAAGTACTTTACTGGGAATGATAGCACGAAATAGTTCAGCTGATGTCAATGTGATTGGGTTAATTGGGGAACGTGGCAGAGAGGTGTTAGAATTCATTAGAAATGATTTAGGACAAGAAGGTATAGCACGTTCTGTTGTGATTGTCTCTACTTCTGATGAGCCTGCCCTTTTAAGAGTAAAGGGTGCATTAGTAGCCACGGCCGTAGCAGAATACTTTAGAGACTCGGGTAAAAATGTTTTACTCATGATGGATTCAGTTACTCGTTTTGCAATGGCACAAAGAGAAATTGGTTTGGCAATAGGGGAACCCCCTACTACTAGAGGTTATACTCCCTCAGTTTTTGCCATGTTACCGAGACTTTTAGAACGCGCAGGTAATTCTGACAAAGGTACGATCACAGGTTTATACACTGTTTTAGTTGATGGTGATGATATGAACGAGCCTGTAGCTGATGCTGTAAGGGGTATCTTAGATGGACATATAGTTCTTTCTAGGGATTTAGCCTCCCAAAATCATTTTCCCGCAATCGATGTTTTACAAAGCGTAAGTAGGTTAATGTCTAGTATTACAGATAAAGAACAACAAGAACTAGCGTCGAAATTAAGAAACCATCTAGCAGTTTATAAGCGTAACGAAGACTTAATTAATATTGGAGCATATTCACTCGGTTCTAATCCTCAGGTAGACGCAGCCATAAAAATACAACCTATTATTACTGAATTTTTAAAGCAAATGATGAATGAAAAATATACATATGAGGATATGCTAGCTAATTTTCATAATGTTATGAGAAATGAGTGA